The nucleotide window GACCATAGGTACAGTTATGGAATGTGCAATGTTTTGGGTACCTAAAGAATATGTTGGGACCAGATGTAACAGATGTGAGCATGTAAAGCAAAATTACACCTGTAACGATGGGCACTATCAATTTTCCAGATTTGTAACCGTATCAACCACAAGAAAATGAGGATACTTGACTTAATCTGGTATCTTATAGCTACTTTACAGTCActctaaacaaacaaaagaaacaagcaTTTGGCCGCATACTAATCAGTCATAACAATAACCATTAAAACAACTATTTCATGCCTAAACAGATATGTCGTGTCCAAATGGAGCAGAGGTGAGCATAAAAGCAGAAGCACTCCTGCAACGATGAACACTATCCTTTTTCCAGACGCGTAACTGCATCAACCACTAGATAAGGAGGATACCTGACTTGTGTCTGGTTACAACAAAATCTTTTCAGCGGTTCAACTTAACACAGCTAGTTggacaacaaaaacaaagcacAGACCAGAAACTacataaaaattcaaaacattgTACCTACGGGAAATGTAAAGCCCAAATGGAGCAGATGTGAGCATAAGAGCAAGCACACCTGTAACGATGGGCACTATTATCATTTTTCAAGACTCGTAACCGCATCAACCACAACATAAGGAGGATACCTGACTTATGCCTGGTCATTTCACTCAACCACCGAGACACACCGAACAAAAACCAataaagtttcaattttgatcaaccACCACAAAGTGTGTCAAAAGTGAAAGAAGACTCATCTAACCACACGTGTAATGGAAACTAACATGTATCAAATCGCGAAAAGCAAAATTCTATACAGAAGAGAACCCACTCAATTAATATTCTTCGAATATTAATGTAGCTGGTCTCAGGTACATAACTACAATAAAGGAGATATGCACACAATCAACACTGCTGAACCAGCATTGTTTTCTTAGATTATACACAGCTAAAAATCGACAGCTAACAAAGGATTCTAGCTTCAGAATATGCTTATGATCTATACTCTAATCAACCAAATCACATAAAAACACACTCGGCATTTCGGCAAATCAACCAAAGCATTTCGGTAAAAGCTACTACACAGCCAAGTAAAAGCTACTACACAGCCAAGTAAAAGCTACTGACTGACCTTCAAAGTACATGAAGACACCATCCTTTCGGCGCCAGGGCTTGCGCTGCCTGACAATGACAGCCGGGAGGACCTTCTTCCTCAAATCAGGCTTACCCTTCTTGACAGTGGCCATGACCATGTCACCGACGCAAGCAGACGGCAACCGATTCAGACGACCCTTGATTCCCTTCACTGAGATGATGTACAGGTTCTTCGCCCCTGTATTGTCAGCACAGTTCACCGTCGCCGCCACCGGTAGACCCAGTGACATCCTGAACTTGTTCCCAGCCGATCCTCCGCGTCCTACACAAACCcaaacatcaaaatcaaaaatgaagagaagaaggagaaggaggataaagggaggaggaggagggggacTGACCTCGCTTCGACATTTTGGGGGGGGCTGCTGCTCGAAACGAGAGACTGAGGAGCAATTAGGGTTTTAGAGATACATATATAGACGGCGGCCTAGGGTTTTCAGCGAGGTCGAAGAATGTCAAATTCCAATTCACTCCAGGATTTTTTCTTGAATTTACGGAAGAAGGACTGGGCTTGGTGAGTTTTCGGTGACGCTTCCTTCCAATGTTTTATTGGGGTTTATGAAAACAAACTATCTGAATTGGAATTTGAGGCCCAAATCAAATGCATACTTGGAAGTGTCTCAatgttatagtttttttttttttttgaatcaaactcAATGTTATAGTTAATCGCAATTTACTTTTCAAAATTATagggaaaaaatatatataatatatatatgtcattttTAAACCACCTAATATAGTAAGGTTGGTCCCAACTCTCACCATCTTGTGGCCAGCAGTTTTGTGGGGTCTTCGGGTTTGTGCGCCTAAGACGGGAGATTAGTTTAGCTTTGTTGGGATACTCTCGTGAACCTTGGTCCGAATACTGATTGGGTGAGTCCGTTACTAACTCGCTAACATAATCGAGGTAGCTTGCTACCTCACTCCCTATAAAAaaaagtgtcattttaaaatttATGTGATTAATTAAGTCACCATATATTTTTATCCCTCATAAAGccactaaaaaataataaaagaaataataatatttacaaaaatacctcctcattttttttcattatttatgAAAATGCCACTATATCAAAACAGTCATCGTCGTTAATTGAAAAGCTATTAGCAATGAATGAAAAAGTTACTGTCAAATAACCAAAAAGCTATTGTTAATGAACCAAAAAGCCACTCTCATTATTTATGAAAGTTATTGTCATTCGTTAGATAAATCATTTCCATCATTCAAAAAGCTACTGCCCCACAATGAAGAATTGTTGCCGACAAACTGAAATGTTACTATCATTCTCCAAAATACCTAACATCATTCACAATATTTTTCTCCTATATTCAGATTATTTGTGCATTGTCTGCCCATTGGAACACTGGTCATCTAACTATGCATCAATTTCGAAGCAGCAGTGACTGTTTTGGAATTTGTAAGACTGCATAGCTAGATGTAAAACCTTAGCAACTTTGACTATAATAATGatttattatgttttatttataGTTATACGCAGCTGAATCCACAACATTCATCTTAGTTTCAATTAGTAGCATCAAACTTATTCAGGTCTAATTCTAATACCCAATTCTCCTGGTTGAATTGCCTGAAGATTTTCAAGTTTTGTTAAACATTATTTTCTTGGGGTTTTTCAATACCGTTTTCTCATGTGTAGCTTATGTACAAACGCTCCGAGAAGTTCATAAAGATGCTGAGATCAAGCGAATGAGGCCAGCATAAGGATCACATTTTGCTAAATTGAGAGCAAGGCTTCTGTTTTGAGATTGCTTTCATTGatttatgaaataaaataagCTTTCAATGTAAGAAGATTTCTCTTGTTAGCAGCTAGCTTAGGAAAGGAAAATGCTTGAGACACcaaatatttataccaaaattgagtaccaaatgatgtggcatacaccatttcatcaatatcattccataaatttcaatgacatggatttatttattttcaatttaaaaatagaatgtttttgagaaaatattttgtataTTATCAAAATCCTAATGTTTTACAAAAATCAAAGCAATTACAAATAAAATTACACTGCTTCTCGTGAAGAGCAACCAATATTATTCATTGGCTTTCATCTTGCTCAAATGGGGAAAAGGATGACAAATAAAACGGACAGGGAGACCATTGATTCTTATccaattctttatttaaagTCTATTATCCATCAGCATTTTCAATTTACGGACAAGCTAGTTGACCTCATCCCTGCTCAGTTCTATTTATCCAATAACGACCGGAATAAGCCATGGTTTCAAGGCCTCAGCAACCTTGCAAAAACTTTAggtaagaaagaaataaagaaagacatTAAGAAAGCTCGCATAGATCAattcaaaactcaaacatcAAAGACCCAGTTATAATCTTTCATGTGGGAATTGCtttttttctaatatatattttgatctaGGTATCAAGGTTGCAGAGAGCCAAATTGGTAGAACAACTGCATCTATTCCCTTTCTAAATTAATTtggtattttgtttaattgagaCTTTTAATTAATATAAGTTTTCTTAATTCttaaaaaaacatgaaatttatTTATATCCAACAAGGAAATCCATATCAATAGAAATCCCAAATTAAGAAACTGATGATATGACATGTGTCATGTGTTAGctaaatagccaccctcaagtataagggccaaTTTATAGTGTAGGGGATTATGAGTAGgggatatcgtacccaagggattggaaaacccactctagctaaggaaaacctaaagtatgctagatgaatatgcaaatgtacaagtcataaacaagggctcacaagtgaaccaaagttcatgatcaatatatgcaagatggtgAGTGGTTTGATTTTTTGGCTTTGGAGATGGTGTAAACTCAAATTAACACACaataaaaacttgaaatgtaaactaaGCTATGCTAAACTAGATGTGATAGATTGGATGGAAGTTAGAGATTTAGGTTGTTCACCATAGCctcccttgcatgcattgatgttcaaactataagtaaAACAATCCCAAgtatccaattaccctcttagaaggcctaaactcctttgattttatcaattCCCACTGGATAAGTGCaaaactaactacccaagaacaagttatattaccggataagtatcaattccttgctcctagatgcataaaggtttgagtttagataatcaagcaagcaaaccaatcctaggtcTAGgcgattttaactcactaccctcacatacacacctggtgtgctatcatgctattaatgttTAAAGCTAGCTACTCTCTAAACATTGTTTATGTAATGACAAATGCAAAGTATTGAAATACAAGCAtccacttcttgaattagcatgtgaagatgatcatggaaaatgcatcaaataagacttaaacatcaattcattacaagtttggttagggctttcaaccctagccccaacaaattaactactcactcataatcaaatacataagcttcaacatgtttatgaatatcaaactaaaaagtaggGATAGAGAAGGGATTAGTGATAATCAAGTTAAGGATGGTGTAAATGAACTCATGAAAGCATTGACATGGTGAAAATGGT belongs to Rosa chinensis cultivar Old Blush chromosome 4, RchiOBHm-V2, whole genome shotgun sequence and includes:
- the LOC112198311 gene encoding 60S ribosomal protein L23 produces the protein MSKRGRGGSAGNKFRMSLGLPVAATVNCADNTGAKNLYIISVKGIKGRLNRLPSACVGDMVMATVKKGKPDLRKKVLPAVIVRQRKPWRRKDGVFMYFEDNAGVIVNPKGEMKGSAITGPIGKECADLWPRIASAANAIV